The Thermomonospora amylolytica sequence GATCTTCGCCTCGTCCCTGCTGTACCTGCCCGTGCTGGCCACCCAGCTGTGGCCGGAGAACGAGTGGATGGTCAAGATCCAGCCCTACCTGCAGCAGGACAACCCCTGGCACATGGCCGTCTTCTTCGGCTTCATCATCTTCTTCACGTACTTCTACGTGGCGATCACGTTCAACCCCACTGAAGTCGCCGACAACATGAAGAAGTATGGTGGGTTCATCCCAGGCATTCGTCCGGGCCGGCCCACCGCCGAGTACCTCGACTACGTGCTGACCCGGATCACCACACCCGGTGCACTGTACCTGGGGCTCGTCGCGTTGATCCCGATGGTCGCGTTCGCCCTCATGCAGGCGGCCGACGACTTCCCGTTCGGCGGGACGAGCATCCTCATCGTCGTCGGCGTGGGACTGGATACCGTGAAGCAGATCGAAAGCCAGCTGCAGCAGCGCAACTACGAGGGCTTCCTCCGGTAGTGCGTATCGTTCTGGTGGGCCCCCCTGGAGCGGGCAAGGGGACGCAGGCCCAGTTCATCGCATCGCACCTGTCCGTCCCGAAGATCTCGACAGGTGACATCTTCCGTGCCAACGTCAGCGGGGGCACCGAGCTCGGCCGCCAGGCCAAGCAGTACATGGATCGCGGCGACCTGGTGCCGGACGAGATCACCATCGCGATGGTCCGCGACCGGCTGTCGGAGGACGACGCCCGGCACGGGTTCCTGCTGGACGGGTTCCCGCGGAACGTGCCGCAGGCCCAGACGCTGAAGAAGATGCTCGACGCCGAGTGGGGCGCCAAGCTCGACCTGGTGCTGGAACTCGTGGTGGACGAGGACGAGGTCGTCCGCCGGCTGTCGGGCCGCCGCACCTGCAGCCAGTGCGGCAAGATCTGGCACGTCGACTGGGACGACAAGAAGGACGACATCTGCGACGAGTGCGGGGGCCGGCTGTTCCAGCGCGACGACGACCGGGAGGACGTGGTCCGGCACCGGCTGGAGGTCTACCAGGAACAGACCGCCCCGCTGGTGTCGTTCTACGCCGATGAGGGCATTCTGGTCGGCATCGACGCGACCGGCCCGGTCGAGGAGGTCACCGAGCGGGCCCTGGAGGCGATCCGCCGGTTCCGCGGGTGACCCCCGCCCGGCGCCGTCCGCCGGTCCGCACCCGTGCCCTCGTCGCAGGGCGATGAGAGGGGAATTGCACGTGTGGGGTAGGCGCCGGCGCGGCCCGGCCATCCAGATCAAGACCGCCGAGCAGATCGAGCTGATGCGGGCGGCCGGCCTGCTGGTCGGCCGGACCCTCCAGGTGCTGCGGGAGGCCGTCAAGCCCGGCATCACCACGGCGGATCTGGATGCCATCGCCGAGGACCACATCCGCTCCAACGGAGGGGTGCCCTCGTTCAAGGGCTACCACGGCTTCCCCGCGACCATCTGCACCTCGGTGAACGAGGAGATCGTGCACGGCATCCCCAGCCCCCGCAAGGTGCTGCGGGAGGGCGACGTGATCTCCATCGACTGCGGGGCGATCGTGGCGGGCTGGCACGGGGACTCGGCGATCACCGTTCCGGTCGGCGAGATCACCGCCGAGCAGCGGCGGCTGCTGGAGGTCACCGAGACGGCCCTGTGGCACGGTCTGGCGGCCGGTGTGGCCGGGGCGCGCCTGACGGACATGTCGCACGCCATCGAGTCCTACATCCGCTCCCAGGGCCCCTACGGCATCGTCGAGGGGTACGGGGGGCACGGCATCGGCACCCAGATGCACATGGACCCGCTGATCCCCAACCACGGCCGTCCCGGGCACGGCCCGGTGCTGGAGCCCGGCATGTGCTTCGCCGTGGAGCCGATGGTCAACCTCGGCACCAAGGCGACCCGCGAGCTGGAGGACGGCTGGACGGTGGTCACCGTCGACGGCCGCCACTCGGCGCACTTCGAGCACACCTTCGCGGTCACCGAGGACGGCCCGCGCGTCCTCACCGCCCTGGACGAGGGGCGCGAGTGGTTCGCCAGGCTCGGCCCGTCCCGCTGACGGGAACGGCGCCGTGACGTCTCCCGATCCCCGCATGCGGGCCTCGGACGCCGACCGCGACCGGGTGGCCGAGGAGCTGCGCGAGCACTGCGCGGCGGGCCGCATCACGGTGGACGAGCTGCAGGACCGGCTGGAGGCCGTGTACGCCGCCAAGACCTACGGCGAGCTGGAGACGGTCACCGCGGACCTGCCCGAGGAGGACCTGTACCAGCGCCCGCTGCCGGCGCCCCGGCCGTCCGCGGAGCCCGCCCGGCGGGCCGGCGGAGCGCTCGCCGCGCCGGGGGACAGGGCGCTGTGGGCGACCTGGGCGGCCGTCAGCGCGATCAACTTCGTGATCTGGCTGCTGGTGTCGGTGACCGCCGGGGTCGTCTACCCGTGGTGGATCTGGGTGGCCGGCCCGTGGGGCGCGGTCCTGCTGGTCCGCTCGTTCTTCGGCGGCGGCCGGCGGGACTGAGCTCGGTCCGCGCTCAGTCCACGTGCATGAGCGGCCGGTACGCGCCGGTCGGCACGAAGTGCGTGACCGCCGGGCCGCCGGTGCCCACGATGTGCACCGCGAACCCGGCGGGCTCCCCGGTCACCGCCGCCTGGCCGGGCACGCTGGTGTCCAGGTAGATCTGCCGGTACGTGCTGGGGCAGGTGACGACGGTGACCCCGCCGATCGCGCCGGCCGCGGCCCGGTGCACGTGTCCGCTGATGACCCGTTCCACCTGCGGGTGCCGGGCGATCACCGCGCCGAACTCGGCGGCGTCGTGCAGCGCCAGCTCGTCCAGGAACCGCACCCCGATGGGGATCGGGGGATGGTGGGTGGCCACCACGGTCGGCGTCTGGGGGGCGGCGGCCAGCGTCGACTCCAGCCAGGCCAGCCGTTCGGGGCCCAGCTCGCCGTGGGGCCGGCCGGGCACGGTGGTGTCGCAGCACACCAGCCGTACCCCGGCGACGTCGACCGTGTACCGCACCGGCGCCTGCGGGTCGCCGTCCGGCGGGGCCAGCGGCGCGTGGTCGGCGAACGCGGCGCGCAGCATGGCCCGGTCGTCGTGCTTGCCGGGCAGCGGGAACACCGGCATGGGCAGCGGCGACAGCAGGGCGTGCAGCCGGGCGTACTCGGCGGGCAGCCCCTTGTCGGTCAGGTCCCCGGTCAGCACCAGGCAGTCCGGCCGGTCCGGCAGGGCCAGCACGCTGGAGACGGCGTTGCGCAGCGCGCGCACCGGCCCGCTGCGGTCGTCGACCTCGCCGTCCGCGCCGGCGGCGATGTGGATGTCGCTGAGCTGCACGATGATCGGCATTGATCCTCTTCCCGGCCGGATGCGGCGCCCCGCCGCCCATGCCGCAGCCGGGGGTCCCGGCGGGCCGCGGCGGATCAGGCCACGTGCGACAGTACCGCCGACAGCGCGGAGGTGACCTCCTCGGGGGCGGGCGCCACCTGGGGCACCACGTCGCGCAGCGCCAGCCAGCCGTTGATGGCCTGGGAGGTGGGCCCGGCCTCGCGCAGCTGCGGGTCGTGCACGCCGTACCACTCGGCGACCCGGGACCAGCGCCACAGCCGGTGTCCTGAACTGGTCGTCTCGGCGGCCGGGAAGTTGCCGGGGCCGCGGGTGCCGCGGATGCACAGCCGGACCGACTCCAGGCTGCGGCCCACCCGGTCGGCGATGTCGCGCATCGACAGCAGGGGATCGGCCTCCACCGACACCACCCGCAGCCGGGGCGCGTCCTCGGCCGTCTCCAGCGACTCCAGCTGCGCGATGACCTCCATGATGGCGGCCGACAGCGAGGCCGCCTGCCAGCGGCAGCGGGCGTGGCCGGGGCGTCGTTCGCCGCGCAGTTCGGGCACGAAGGCCACGGTGACGTGCCCGAGGGTGCGCTGGAACAGCGGGTCCAGCTCGGCCTCGAGGAGCGGGCGGCTGAGGATCAGCTCGAAGTCATAGTTCGGCATGCCGATCCTCCTCAAACGTCTCCTTACGGAAAGGTACAACGGCTGAGGCGGTAAGCTGGGTCGGGGAGCGGTCCCGACGCCCGAGTCGCGGTGGATTTCGCGTTCGGCGGGTCGGTGACGTACACTCCTATGTCGGTCCGTTTTCGGTCGCCTGAGTCCCTCGCCGTCG is a genomic window containing:
- a CDS encoding DUF1707 SHOCT-like domain-containing protein, with amino-acid sequence MRASDADRDRVAEELREHCAAGRITVDELQDRLEAVYAAKTYGELETVTADLPEEDLYQRPLPAPRPSAEPARRAGGALAAPGDRALWATWAAVSAINFVIWLLVSVTAGVVYPWWIWVAGPWGAVLLVRSFFGGGRRD
- a CDS encoding phosphodiesterase, with amino-acid sequence MPIIVQLSDIHIAAGADGEVDDRSGPVRALRNAVSSVLALPDRPDCLVLTGDLTDKGLPAEYARLHALLSPLPMPVFPLPGKHDDRAMLRAAFADHAPLAPPDGDPQAPVRYTVDVAGVRLVCCDTTVPGRPHGELGPERLAWLESTLAAAPQTPTVVATHHPPIPIGVRFLDELALHDAAEFGAVIARHPQVERVISGHVHRAAAGAIGGVTVVTCPSTYRQIYLDTSVPGQAAVTGEPAGFAVHIVGTGGPAVTHFVPTGAYRPLMHVD
- a CDS encoding adenylate kinase, with product MRIVLVGPPGAGKGTQAQFIASHLSVPKISTGDIFRANVSGGTELGRQAKQYMDRGDLVPDEITIAMVRDRLSEDDARHGFLLDGFPRNVPQAQTLKKMLDAEWGAKLDLVLELVVDEDEVVRRLSGRRTCSQCGKIWHVDWDDKKDDICDECGGRLFQRDDDREDVVRHRLEVYQEQTAPLVSFYADEGILVGIDATGPVEEVTERALEAIRRFRG
- the map gene encoding type I methionyl aminopeptidase encodes the protein MWGRRRRGPAIQIKTAEQIELMRAAGLLVGRTLQVLREAVKPGITTADLDAIAEDHIRSNGGVPSFKGYHGFPATICTSVNEEIVHGIPSPRKVLREGDVISIDCGAIVAGWHGDSAITVPVGEITAEQRRLLEVTETALWHGLAAGVAGARLTDMSHAIESYIRSQGPYGIVEGYGGHGIGTQMHMDPLIPNHGRPGHGPVLEPGMCFAVEPMVNLGTKATRELEDGWTVVTVDGRHSAHFEHTFAVTEDGPRVLTALDEGREWFARLGPSR